Genomic window (Luteibacter yeojuensis):
GCCCCGATGTGCGCCTTGTGGAATACGGCAGCGGCAGCGGCATCAAGACCCGCATGCTCCTCGAACACCTCGAAACCCCGGCGGCGTACGTGCCAGTGGAGATTTCGCGCAGCGCGCTGATGGAAAGCGTGGCCGAACTCGCATCGCGCTTTCCCGATGTGCCGATGCAGCCGGTGTGCGCCGACTTCACCCTGCCGCTCAGGCTGCCGGTGGCGATACGTCCCCCGCGGCGCACGGTCATCTACTTCCCGGGTTCCACCATCGGCAACTTCGAGACGAAGGAAGCCATCCGCATCCTGCGCCAGATGCGCGCCGAAATGAGTGACGGCGGCGGCGTCCTCGTCGGCGTCGACCTGAAGAAGGATCCCGCCCGGATCGAAGCCGCCTACAACGACGCCGCGGGCGTCACGCGCGACTTCACCCTGAACATGCTGGTGCGGCTGAACCGCGAGGTGGGTGCGGATTTCGACGTGTCCGCCTTTCGTCACCGGGCGCGCTACAACGCGCTGGCCGGCCGCATCGAGACCGACCTGGTCAGCACGAAGCGGCAGGACGTGCATGTGGGTGGCGACACCTTCGCATTCCGCGAAGACGAGGCCATGCACGTGGAATACAGCTGCAAGTACTCGCTGGAAGATTTCGCCCAGATGGCCGCCAAGGCCGGCTTGTCGGTCGCCCAGGTGTGGATGGACGACGAGCGCCGCTTCAGCGTGCAATACCTCGTGCGCGCCACGCCGGCTTGAAACTGTCTCTTGTGGGAGCCGCTTCAGCGGCGATGGGTGCTCGCGGCAAGCTGGCCCGCTGCGGCGGGATCGCCGGCGTAGCCGGCTCCCACAGAGTGCGGTGAAACCGGGAACTCCGCTTCGGCCTGATCTTCAGGCCGGCCTCGGGGCCCCCAGCGAAACCAGCAGGTCCTGGGCCGTGCGGATGCGCTCCGACGAGCCGGGCAGCTCCATGATGACGCGCAGCTTGTCCTGACCGTCCATCTTGAACACGCGCGGCTGTTGCTGGATCAGCCGGATCAGCGCCATCGGGTCGATGTCCGGCTTCTCGCGGAACGTGACGCGGCCCCCGTTGGGGCCGAAATCGAGCTTGCGGATGCCTAGCGGTGTGGCCATCAGCTTCAGCTGGGCCACGGCGAAGAGGCACTTGGTCTGGTCCGGAAGCAGGCCGAAGCGGTCGATCATCTCCACCTGCAGCTCGCGCAGCCCGTCGTCGTTGCGCGCGCTGGCGATGCGCTTGTACAGCGTCAGGCGCGTATGCACGTCGGGCAGGTAATCTTCGGGAATCAGCGCCGGCAGGTGCAGCTCCACCTCGGTCTCGTGTTCGGAGGTGAGATCGAAGTCCGGCACCTTGCCCGACTTCAGCGCGCGCACGGCACGGTCCAGCAGTTCGGTGTACAGCCCGAAGCCGATTTCCTGGATCTGGCCCGACTGCTCCTCGCCCAGCATCTCGCCGGCACCTCGGATCTCGAGGTCGTGCGTGGCCAGCGTGAATCCCGCGCCGAGTTCTTCCAGGGAGGCCAGCGCTTCGAGGCGCTTCTCCGCGTCCGCGGTCATGGCCTTGCGATCGGGCACGATCAGGTAGGCGTAGGCGCGATGGTGCGAACGCCCCACGCGGCCACGCAACTGGTGGAGCTGGGCGAGGCCGAAGCGGTCGGCGCGGTTGACGACGATGGTATTCGCCGTCGGGATGTCGATGCCGGATTCGATGATGGTCGTCGACACGAGCACGTTGAAACGCTGGCGGTGGAAATCGGCCATCACTTCCTCGAGCTCGCGTTCCGGCATCTGGCCGTGGGCGATGCGGATGCGGGCCTCGGGCACCAGTTCGGCGAGTTCGCGCGCGGTGCGCTCGATCGACTGCACCTCGTTGTGCAGGAAGTAAACCTGTCCGCCGCGGGCCAGTTCGCGCTGGATCGCTTCGCGGACGAGGGCAGGCTGGTAGGTGGAGATCAGCGTACGCACCGCCGTGCGGTGTGCGGGTGGGGTCGCGATGATGGAGAGATCGCGCAGGCCGCTCATCGCCATGTTGAGCGTGCGCGGAATCGGCGTGGCGGTCAGCGTGAGCAGGTCCACTTCCGCGCGAAGCTTCTTCAGCTGCTCCTTCTGCCGAACGCCGAAGCGTTGTTCCTCGTCGACGATGACGAGGCCGAGGTTCTTGAAGCGGATGTCCGCCTGCAGCAGCTTGTGCGTGCCGACCATCACGTCGATCTGGCCGTCCGCCAGGCGTTCCAGGGCGGCGTCCACTTCCTTCTTCGACTTGAAGCGCGAAAGCACGTCGACGCGCACGGGCCAGTCGGCGAACCGGTCGGCGAAGTTGCGGTAGTGCTGCTGGGCGAGCAGGGTGGTGGGCACGAGCACGGCCACCTGCTTGCCGGCGGTGGCGGCGGCGAACGCCGCGCGCAGCGCCACCTCGGTCTTGCCGAAGCCCACGTCGCCACAGACCACGCGGTCCATCGCGCGCGGCGCGGCGAGGTCCACGATCACCGCGTCGATCGCCGCTTGCTGGTCGGCCGTTTCCTCGAAGGGGAACGTGGCGGCGAATTCCTCGATCATCTGCCGGTCGACGGGGAGCGACTCGCCCTGGCGGGCCTCGCGCTGCGCATAGATAGCCAGCAGCTCGGCGGCCACGTCGCGGACCTTCTCGGCCGCCTTCTTCCGCGCGCGCTCCCATGCATCGCCGCCCAGGGAATGCAGGGGAGCCAGTTCGGGCGCCGTTCCCGTATAGCGGCTGACAAGGCCCAACTGGGCCACGGGTACGTAGAGCTTGTCGCCCTTGGCGTATTCGATGGTCAGGAACTCGCCGGGCATGTCGCCGACATCGAGCGAAACGAGACCCTGGTAACGGCCCACGCCATGGTCGATGTGCACGATCGGCGAACCGATCGACAGTTCGGTGAGATCCTTGATGATGCTTTCGGGATCGCGCGC
Coding sequences:
- the egtD gene encoding L-histidine N(alpha)-methyltransferase, whose protein sequence is MSAQPKDIRVDDRHPDVEDTLEIVRRGLAAKTKKLPSRLFYDERGSALFEAICEQPEYYLTRTEIAIMRDHAADIAATLGPDVRLVEYGSGSGIKTRMLLEHLETPAAYVPVEISRSALMESVAELASRFPDVPMQPVCADFTLPLRLPVAIRPPRRTVIYFPGSTIGNFETKEAIRILRQMRAEMSDGGGVLVGVDLKKDPARIEAAYNDAAGVTRDFTLNMLVRLNREVGADFDVSAFRHRARYNALAGRIETDLVSTKRQDVHVGGDTFAFREDEAMHVEYSCKYSLEDFAQMAAKAGLSVAQVWMDDERRFSVQYLVRATPA
- the mfd gene encoding transcription-repair coupling factor, with protein sequence MPVALPSPPLPVNAKTRRYWTVPHGSSWALEIAEAARAHAGLLVVVVRDTRSADNLESELAVFAGELPVLHFPDWETLPYDVFSPHPEVVSQRIATLYRLPATRRGVLVVPVATLMQRISPRTHIAGSGLVLRKGQKLDLASEQRRLEAAGYRNVPQVSEPGDFAVRGALIDIYAMGAGEPYRVELFDDEVESIRTFDTETQRSQHQVESVDLLPAREFPLTEDAAKDFRANLRERFPIDIRRCPLYQDMKEGVTPGGIEYYLPLFFKTTETLFDYIAGDALFVLGEGALESSEQFWTQTAERYEQRAHDIERPVLPPAEIYLPPDQLRERLNRQVRVDVVAKGHEHAVDLGTQPAPEVPLNRKGEEPGTALRHFLKSYPGRVLIAADSAGRREALIEQLAAAGLKPVNIEGWKDFLGRGESLAITVASLEQGFALTQPALTVLTERELFGERVRTDRKRRAGAARDPESIIKDLTELSIGSPIVHIDHGVGRYQGLVSLDVGDMPGEFLTIEYAKGDKLYVPVAQLGLVSRYTGTAPELAPLHSLGGDAWERARKKAAEKVRDVAAELLAIYAQREARQGESLPVDRQMIEEFAATFPFEETADQQAAIDAVIVDLAAPRAMDRVVCGDVGFGKTEVALRAAFAAATAGKQVAVLVPTTLLAQQHYRNFADRFADWPVRVDVLSRFKSKKEVDAALERLADGQIDVMVGTHKLLQADIRFKNLGLVIVDEEQRFGVRQKEQLKKLRAEVDLLTLTATPIPRTLNMAMSGLRDLSIIATPPAHRTAVRTLISTYQPALVREAIQRELARGGQVYFLHNEVQSIERTARELAELVPEARIRIAHGQMPERELEEVMADFHRQRFNVLVSTTIIESGIDIPTANTIVVNRADRFGLAQLHQLRGRVGRSHHRAYAYLIVPDRKAMTADAEKRLEALASLEELGAGFTLATHDLEIRGAGEMLGEEQSGQIQEIGFGLYTELLDRAVRALKSGKVPDFDLTSEHETEVELHLPALIPEDYLPDVHTRLTLYKRIASARNDDGLRELQVEMIDRFGLLPDQTKCLFAVAQLKLMATPLGIRKLDFGPNGGRVTFREKPDIDPMALIRLIQQQPRVFKMDGQDKLRVIMELPGSSERIRTAQDLLVSLGAPRPA